The segment GGCTATGGCCCCCCGGAGCAGGTCCATTTACCGACTTGGAATGATCTCGAGGATCCCAACCATTGGAATCAACTTCCGCTGGGAACGGGACAACCTGTGGCTTCTGGCTACAGTCAAAGCTCGATGGCCCCGCCGATGCTTCCACCGCACATGCAACCGATGGGACCCGGGCACCAACCGGGAATGTCGTACCATCAAGGTTCGACGGTAACATCACGAGCCGCCGATTACACCATGGATGATCCTTGGGACCAACCCAGCGAGTTTGAAAGATTCCTGGGAGCGGTCGTAAAGAATTCCTGGTTCCGAGCAGACTACTTGCTCTGGTCGATGGATGGACCTGGAAACAAAGTCGTCGGTAATCCTCTGGTTTCTGGAGACCTAGTCTCTGACGTCGTCATTTCTACCGACAACGTTTTTGACTCCCGCGAGTATTTCACTTGGTACAATCTGGCTGACGATGACGTCACGGTCGTTCCATTTGCTGTAAGCCGAGCCCTCGACCTTGAAGGAATCAGCTTTAGTGATAAGAGCGGATTTCGAGGTACCCTAGGTGTTCCTTTGACATCGGGCGAATTTCAAATCAGTAGCTTTATCGTTGGACAGGCAGCTGATAATGTGTACGGAACTGATATTCCTGCTGAGTTAGGAATATTTACCACAGGTCCCAGAATCGATCTCGGTTACGTCGATTATGTTCCACTTCCTAAATATTATAATCTTCCCGTTACCGTTAACGGTCAAATTGCTTCCCCTATCGCTCCCCAATTGGTTTATGACGAGATGCGAATCCGCATGACGAATAACGTCTGGGGAGGAGATGCCAAGTACCTAATTGACTTGCCTAATCAAAAACAATATGGATTAGTGGCACGGCCATTAGTAGGGGCGATGTACCTTGCTATTCATGAAAACATATCCACGGACGCAATTCGTGACAACCGATATAACGTATGGGCCACTACTGGCGAATTACACATGAGTCAGGACTCCTTCAACAATATTTATGGTGCAACATTGGGGCTTAACCTCGAGTTTCGCCACGAATACTTTACTCTGGGTGTTGAGCCCAAAGGCCTGATTGGTTTTAACACCTATCGAACCCGTGTCAGAACCGAGGACCTCGCCTTTGACGGTGAGAAATATTCTGTGCAAGAAACTAAGACGGAATACTCTCCGCTGATCGACCTACAGGTTTATGCCAGGGCACATCTCACAGAACGATTCTCCGTTTTCTTCGGCTATGATTTGAAATATGCCATGAAGGTCGCCCGACCCGCAAATCAAACCCGCTATAATGTAATTGGTACATCTGATGAAACTGGATCAGTAGCGGAACAGACCGACTTCTCCATCTCTTCCAGCTTGGACCAATTCAAAGTGGATGGCCTGACCATTGGTGGCGAATTCCGCTTCCATTAAAAAAGGCATTGTCGAAGACGTGCAGCGACGTTCGTAAGTGAAGTCAATTCATAATCCCTCGTTCGGAGTAGCCCTCTGAACGAGGGATTTTTTGTATATCGACCTGTCGTTAAGCATCCACCCCAGCAGACCGCAAAAACAGAAACCAAACGCATTCAGCGATCCATGCCAAGAAATCATAGTAGGAATAGAGATCCACGCGATTTCATAGAATTCGCCGACCGCATAAACCATCGCCATCGGCATGGAAACCAGAAGTGAGCATGCGGAGATCATCAAAAGCGAAGAAACCAGAGGTTGATGTCGACGGAACGAGAAAGCGGTGAATAATTGCTGGCATGCAAATGCCATTAACATAGTGCTCAACAGAAGTGCGCTGACACATTCGATAAGGGGAAAACCAGCAATCCCCAAACCGACCAGAGGAATGCTGGCCAGAATCGACAGGCAGAGAATGTTAAGAGTCGTTGAGGAATATACTTTTTGGAGCTGTGCCAATAGAATCGGCAACACCAACCCGGCAAACTGAAAATGCAGAGCAGTTAATAAAATGATTCCCAATGGGAGTCCGAACAAAGATATCTCAAATTTCCACAGAAAAAGTGACACGGCGGAAACGGGATAATAGAATTGTCCCGCCACGAGTAAACAGAGAGTCGTGCTCCATTGGCGTTCAACCAGACTCGCCAATCCATGCAGAGAGAACAGCATAGTCAACACTGCGAATGGCACGAGTAATAGCACAATCAACCGCCAATCACTCACTAT is part of the Polystyrenella longa genome and harbors:
- a CDS encoding BBP7 family outer membrane beta-barrel protein produces the protein MASRLLKMILLCTAGIALSSEAWAQGPAMNGYGPPEQVHLPTWNDLEDPNHWNQLPLGTGQPVASGYSQSSMAPPMLPPHMQPMGPGHQPGMSYHQGSTVTSRAADYTMDDPWDQPSEFERFLGAVVKNSWFRADYLLWSMDGPGNKVVGNPLVSGDLVSDVVISTDNVFDSREYFTWYNLADDDVTVVPFAVSRALDLEGISFSDKSGFRGTLGVPLTSGEFQISSFIVGQAADNVYGTDIPAELGIFTTGPRIDLGYVDYVPLPKYYNLPVTVNGQIASPIAPQLVYDEMRIRMTNNVWGGDAKYLIDLPNQKQYGLVARPLVGAMYLAIHENISTDAIRDNRYNVWATTGELHMSQDSFNNIYGATLGLNLEFRHEYFTLGVEPKGLIGFNTYRTRVRTEDLAFDGEKYSVQETKTEYSPLIDLQVYARAHLTERFSVFFGYDLKYAMKVARPANQTRYNVIGTSDETGSVAEQTDFSISSSLDQFKVDGLTIGGEFRFH
- a CDS encoding YndJ family transporter, giving the protein MPSTNNPARRFPGKRVLLIILIWVALVASRRLELVELILLAGVGLSIPIIIELLSRTLAEIPFRDVLNKMKDEPSKLKWEPFLLRMIRLVWFPAFSFLAVALIVSDWRLIVLLLVPFAVLTMLFSLHGLASLVERQWSTTLCLLVAGQFYYPVSAVSLFLWKFEISLFGLPLGIILLTALHFQFAGLVLPILLAQLQKVYSSTTLNILCLSILASIPLVGLGIAGFPLIECVSALLLSTMLMAFACQQLFTAFSFRRHQPLVSSLLMISACSLLVSMPMAMVYAVGEFYEIAWISIPTMISWHGSLNAFGFCFCGLLGWMLNDRSIYKKSLVQRATPNEGL